A single genomic interval of Gossypium raimondii isolate GPD5lz chromosome 11, ASM2569854v1, whole genome shotgun sequence harbors:
- the LOC128034698 gene encoding putative disease resistance RPP13-like protein 1, which produces MIPKVKEITARLNSLTTRRSSLGLSEILSQAPTSKGKQPRLQPTSVLDGVVEYVGRHKEKTEMIEFLKGDNSNGVSVLSIVGMGGMGKTTLAQLVYNDATINQSFHHKAWVCVSDNFDAVNITRTILKSIDPDSRDENDLNLLQVKLKEKLSGKRFLLVLDDIWNENYNDWTILRSPFGAGTHIIVTTRLQIVSSIVDPLKAFHLDKLSDDDCLSIFTQHALKARNFDGHLQFKEIGEKIVRRCNGLPLAAKAIGSLLRTVKYHGKWERIYESEIWNLPEEQCGIIPALRLSYHHLPSYLKRCFAYCSILPKDYEFEEEEIILLWRAEGLLQQKAMPQIKDLGNQYFQDLVSRSFFQTSSKDKSRFFQTSSKDKSRFVMHDLINDLAQVVAGEICSKLEGDKKWKFSNRTRHSSYIVGTYDTVKKFEAFDQVNSLRTFLPIMCDIGPLF; this is translated from the coding sequence ATGATTCCGAAGGTGAAAGAGATCACTGCTAGACTGAATAGTTTGACTACTCGAAGAAGTAGTTTGGGGTTGAGTGAGATCTTGTCTCAAGCTCCAACCTCCAAGGGAAAGCAACCTAGGCTGCAACCAACTTCCGTACTGGATGGAGTTGTGGAGTATGTTGGCAGACACAAGGAGAAGACAGAAATGATTGAGTTTCTCAAAGGTGATAACTCCAACGGAGTTTCAGTCCTTTCCATCGTCGGCATGGGAGGGATGGGTAAAACAACTCTTGCTCAGCTTGTTTACAATGATGCCACCATCAACCAGTCTTTTCACCACAAAGCCTGGGTATGCGTTTCTGATAATTTTGACGCAGTTAATATAACCAGgacaattttaaaatccatCGATCCTGACTCTCGTGACGAGAATGACTTGAATTTACTTCAAGTTAAGTTGAAGGAGAAGTTGTCTGGGAAAAGATTCTTGCTTGTTTTAGATGACATTTGGAACGAGAATTATAATGATTGGACCATCTTACGGTCTCCGTTTGGAGCAGGGACCCATATCATTGTAACCACTCGTCTTCAAATTGTTTCATCTATTGTGGATCCGCTCAAAGCTTTTCATTTGGATAAACTATCGGATGATGATTGTTTATCCATATTTACACAGCATGCATTAAAAGCAAGAAATTTTGATGGACATCTCCAGTTTAAAGAAATTGGAGAGAAAATTGTTAGAAGGTGCAATGGCTTACCTTTGGCTGCAAAAGCCATTGGAAGCTTGCTTCGCACGGTTAAATATCATGGAAAATGGGAAAGAATATATGAGAGTGAGATATGGAACTTACCAGAAGAGCAGTGTGGCATAATTCCAGCTTTGCGGTTAAGCTACCATCATCTTCCGTCATACTTGAAACGATGTTTTGCTTATTGCTCCATACTTCCTAAAGACTATGAATTTGAGGAAGAAGAAATTATCTTGTTATGGAGAGCAGAAGGTCTCTTGCAACAAAAAGCTATGCCTCAAATTAAAGATCTCggaaatcaatattttcaagatCTAGTGTCCAGGTCATTTTTTCAGACATCCAGTAAAGATAAGTCCCGATTCTTTCAAACATCCAGTAAAGATAAGTCCCGATTCGTAATGCATGACCTTATCAATGATTTAGCTCAAGTAGTTGCAGGGGAAATATGCTCAAAATTAGAGGGTGATAAGAAATGGAAGTTCTCAAATCGCACTCGACATTCTTCTTATATTGTTGGAACATATGACACAGTGAAGAAGTTTGAAGCATTTGATCAAGTGAATTCTCTACGTACTTTTTTACCCATAATGTGTGATATCGGGCCCCTTTTTTAA
- the LOC128034697 gene encoding putative disease resistance RPP13-like protein 1 encodes MLQGYCANFLNFLYFRRFHFPFFLFCSLTFHFGFVYFSLHLLSHNSTMSVIGEAALSGFLDLLVGKSLDSALNFVADHDQLPQQLKQWQSILPDIQAVLDDAEEKQIKNMGVKKWLEDLQDLAYDVDDILDEFAYEELRLNLQDTQAQARPSKIQKLIRSIFTPTSFQFKNSMIPKVKEITDRLTCLTTRRSSLGLSEILSQAVTSKGKQPRLQPTSVLDGVVEYVGRHKEKTEMIEFLKGDNSNGVSVLSIVGMGGMGKTTLAQLVYNEATINESFDLRAWVCVSDNFDAIAITKAILESITSKSIDYSNLDLLQVKLKKKLSGKRFLLVLDDIWNENYNDWTILRSPFGAGTHIIVTTRLQMVSSIVDPLKAFHLDKLSDDDCLSIFTQHALKARNFDGHLQFKEIGEKIVRRCNGLPLAAKAIGSLLRTVKYHGKWERIYESEIWNLPEEQCGIIPALRLSYHHLPSYLKRCFAYCSILPKDYEFGEEEIILLWRAEGLLQQKAMPQIKDLGNQYFQDLVSRSFFQASSKDKSRFVMHDLINDLAQVVAGEICSKLEGDKKWKFSNRTRHSSYLVSDYDTVKKFEAFDQVTSLRTFLPLKFSSDYRVPFLTNVVLDDLLPRLGCLRMLSLSGYWITELPDVFENFKHLRYLNFSGTRIKCLPDSLCTLYHLETLLLNCCFMLQSLPSKMENLVNLHYLDIRGAKSIERIPFRIDKLTKLQRLTDFIIGEGDGSYIRGLKYLSNLKGDFRLSGLENVNGEDAGEAKLNEKQGIHRLVLHWSEKFEMASRNKEVEEWVLDSLCPPKKLEQLVIENYGGAKFSTWIADPSFKNMLSLELRNCKNCKSLPSIGRLLLLKDLSISGLDQVHKIGAELFGENQSNAFASLESLRFDNMVNWEEWDLCEDDEQVSKFPSLRKLSIVRCPVLLGRLPTILQSLQTLEIYECQRLVVSISSFPLLCELRVQGCEELVDEGSLSVQKVTSLKVVSVSKISNFNISAERIMLRFANSETFEISGWKELGSLSQIGLRLIGHRFIGISNCPQLVSLETEEERLQLDKIPGSLYINFCERLNRLPQALRAFPFIRRIQLENCPGLVCFEESNFSPALKELRIGNCVNLQYKKKIIIRV; translated from the coding sequence ATGCTTCAAGGATATTGTGCCAATTTCCTCAACTTTCTCTACTTTCGCAGATTCCatttccctttctttcttttttgttcccTGACTTTCCATTTTGGCTTTGTTTATttctctcttcatcttctttctcATAATTCCACCATGTCTGTCATTGGAGAGGCTGCTCTTTCTGGGTTCTTGGACTTGTTGGTGGGCAAATCGCTTGACTCTGCACTCAACTTTGTTGCTGATCACGACCAACTCCCCCAGCAGCTCAAGCAGTGGCAGTCCATATTGCCTGATATCCAAGCAGTGTTGGACGATGCAGAGGAGAAGCAGATCAAGAACATGGGTGTGAAGAAATGGTTGGAGGATCTCCAGGACTTGGCTTACGATGTGGATGACATCTTGGACGAGTTCGCTTATGAAGAGTTACGCCTCAATCTCCAAGACACTCAAGCTCAAGCCAGACCTAGTAAGATACAGAAACTCATTCGTAGTATTTTCACTCCCACTTCTTTCCAGTTTAAGAATTCCATGATTCCCAAGGTGAAAGAGATCACTGATAGACTGACTTGTTTGACTACTCGAAGAAGTAGTTTGGGGTTGAGTGAGATTTTGTCTCAAGCTGTAACCTCCAAGGGAAAGCAACCGAGGCTGCAACCAACTTCCGTACTGGATGGAGTTGTGGAGTATGTTGGCAGGCACAAGGAGAAGACAGAAATGATTGAGTTTCTCAAAGGTGATAACTCCAACGGAGTTTCAGTCCTTTCCATCGTCGGCATGGGAGGGATGGGTAAAACAACTCTTGCTCAGCTTGTTTACAATGAGGCCACCATCAACGAGTCTTTTGATCTCAGGGCCTGGGTATGCGTTTCTGATAATTTTGATGCAATTGCTATAACAAAGGCAATTTTAGAGTCCATCACTTCTAAGTCAATTGATTACAGTAACTTGGATTTACTTCAAGTTAAGTTGAAGAAGAAGTTGTCTGGGAAAAGATTCTTGCTTGTTTTAGATGACATTTGGAACGAGAATTATAATGATTGGACCATCTTACGGTCTCCGTTTGGAGCAGGGACCCATATCATTGTAACCACTCGTCTTCAAATGGTTTCATCTATTGTGGATCCGCTCAAAGCTTTTCATTTGGATAAACTATCGGATGATGATTGTTTATCCATATTTACACAGCATGCATTAAAAGCAAGAAATTTCGATGGACATCTCCAGTTTAAAGAAATTGGAGAGAAAATTGTTAGAAGGTGCAATGGCTTACCTTTGGCTGCAAAAGCCATTGGAAGCTTGCTTCGCACGGTTAAATATCATGGAAAATGGGAAAGAATATATGAGAGTGAGATATGGAACTTACCAGAAGAGCAGTGTGGCATAATTCCAGCTTTGCGGTTAAGCTACCATCATCTTCCGTCATACTTGAAACGGTGTTTTGCATATTGCTCCATACTTCCTAAAGATTATGAATTTGGGGAAGAAGAAATTATCTTGTTATGGAGAGCAGAAGGTCTCTTGCAACAAAAAGCTATGCCTCAAATTAAAGATCTCggaaatcaatattttcaagatCTAGTGTCGAGGTCATTTTTTCAGGCATCCAGTAAAGATAAGTCCCGATTCGTAATGCATGACCTTATCAATGATTTAGCTCAAGTAGTTGCAGGGGAAATATGCTCAAAATTAGAGGGTGATAAGAAATGGAAGTTCTCAAATCGCACTCGACATTCTTCTTATCTTGTCAGTGATTATGACACAGTGAAGAAGTTTGAAGCATTTGATCAAGTGACTTCTTTACGTACTTTTCTACCCTTAAAGTTTTCTAGTGATTATCGGGTGCCTTTTTTAACTAATGTTGTTTTGGATGATTTGTTACCAAGACTTGGCTGCTTAAGGATGCTTTCTTTGAGTGGGTATTGGATCACTGAGTTGCctgatgtttttgaaaattttaaacatctTCGCTACTTAAATTTTTCCGGCACCCGTATCAAATGCTTACCTGATTCTTTGTGCACTCTTTACCATTTGgaaactttattattaaattgctGTTTCATGCTTCAAAGTTTACCTTCAAAGATGGAAAATCTTGTCAACTTGCATTATCTTGATATCAGAGGTGCGAAGTCAATAGAAAGGATTCCTTTTAGAATTGATAAGCTAACGAAACTTCAAAGGTTAACTGATTTTATAATAGGGGAAGGTGATGGTAGTTATATTAGAGGTTTGAAATATTTGTCAAACCTCAAAGGTGATTTCCGTCTTTCTGGGTTGGAGAATGTTAATGGTGAAGATGCAGGGGAAGCCAAGTTAAATGAGAAGCAGGGGATTCATCGATTGGTATTGCATTGGAGTGAAAAGTTTGAAATGGCTTCAAGGAATAAAGAAGTTGAAGAATGGGTGTTGGACTCTCTTTGTCCTCCAAAAAAGCTTGAGCAACTCGTCATTGAGAATTATGGTGGTGCAAAATTCTCTACTTGGATTGCAGATCCTTCCTTCAAAAATATGTTGTCATTGGAGCTTCGCAATTGTAAAAATTGCAAATCTCTACCATCGATTGGAAGGTTGTTGTTGTTAAAAGATCTTTCAATTAGTGGTTTGGATCAAGTACACAAGATTGGTGCTGAGTTGTTTGGAGAAAATCAATCAAATGCTTTTGCATCATTAGAGTCTCTGCGTTTTGACAACATGGTGAATTGGGAGGAGTGGGACCTATGTGAAGATGATGAGCAAGTATCGAAATTCCCCAGCCTTCGTAAGCTTTCAATTGTAAGATGTCCTGTATTGTTGGGAAGGTTGCCAACCATCCTTCAATCCTTGCAGACACTTGAAATCTATGAGTGTCAGAGACTGGTAGTTTCAATTTCAAGTTTTCCCTTGCTGTGTGAATTAAGGGTTCAAGGGTGTGAAGAATTGGTGGATGAAGGTTCTTTGTCTGTACAGAAGGTTACCTCCTTGAAAGTTGTGtctgtttcaaaaatttcaaattttaatatttcagcAGAGAGGATAATGTTGAGATTTGCAAACTCCGAAACATTCGAGATCTCTGGTTGGAAGGAGCTGGGATCTTTATCGCAAATTGGGTTAAGATTAATCGGGCATCGTTTCATCGGGATTTCGAATTGTCCGCAATTGGTCTCTTTGGAAACAGAGGAGGAGAGATTGCAACTTGACAAGATTCCAGGTTCTctgtatataaatttttgtgAAAGGCTCAATAGACTACCACAAGCCTTACGTGCTTTCCCATTCATTAGAAGAATACAACTTGAAAACTGTCCAGGCTTGGTTTGTTTTGAAGAGAGTAACTTTTCTCCTGCTTTAAAAGAGCTGAGGATTGGGAATTGCGTGAATTTgcaatataaaaagaaaataataataagagtatGA